Below is a window of Thermomicrobiales bacterium DNA.
TCTGCCCGCCGAGCTACTTCTCGGACGAATCGCCGGAGAACCTGGCCAAGATCGCCGAAACGCCGATGGGTTCCGGCCCATACAAGTTCGTCGAGTGGAAGCGTGACGACCACTTCACCTGCGAAGCGAACCCGGACTACTGGGGTGAGAAGCCGACGATCAAGACCGTCATCTTCCGGCCGGTGCCGGAGCTGTCGGCCCGTGTCGTCGCGCTGCAGAACGAAGAGGCACAGATCGTCACCAACATCGCGCCGGATGTTGCCCCGCAGATCGAGCAGAGCGACAACGCCCGCATCTCCTCGGTCACCGGTGGTCGCATCATCTTCCTTGGCTTCCGCTGCGACAAGCCGCCGTTCGACGATGTCCGCGTTCGCCAGGCGGTGAACTACGCGATCGACTTCGAGTCGATCAAGGTCGCCCTGCTGAACGGCAATGGCGAGCGCGCCTCGACGATCATCAACCCGCCACACACGCCGCCGGATGCCAAGGCCTACGAATACGATCCGGAGAAGGCCAAGGCGCTGCTGGCTGAAGCAGGCGTGCCGGAGGGCTTCGAGGTCACGATGGACGCCCCGAGCGGTCGCTACATCAAGGACGCTGAGATGGCCCAGGCCATCGCACAGAACCTTGAGGCGGTTGGCCTGAAGATCAACCTGAAGGTCCTGGAGTGGTCGGTCTACGCCGGTGAGCTGCTGCCGTCCGGTGAGCCAGATGAGATCCACTTCCTGGGCCTTGGTTCACCGTTCACCGGCGAGCAGGAGCTCTTCTACGTTCACCCGACCTACTCACTGAACTTCACCCGCTGGAATAATGAGGAGTACAACGCCCTCTACGACCAGCTCACCAACTCGCTCGACGAGGCAGAGCGCCAGGATCTGATGAACAAGATCTCGGCCATCGTCATGGACGACTGCCCGTGGGCACCGCTGTGGCACCAGGTCGACTTCTACGGCGCAAGCAAAGAGATCGAGTGGGAAGGCCGCGCTGACAGCATTGACGCCACCGAAGCGCGTTACATTGGCTAACCGGTCTGTCCGGAGCGGACTCAACACGAGTCCGCTCCGGACGCCTGTTCACGCGAGTCTGGAAGTAGGTCTTCGATGACCCGGTACATTATTCGGCGGCTCCTGCAGTCGATCCTGGTCGTCTTTGGCGTTTCCGTGCTCGTCTTCGTGATTCTGTTCCAAACGGGCGATCCTGCAATCCTGATGGCCAGCCCGGATGCGACACGGGAGGAAGTCGATCAACTGCGCCACGATCTCGGCTTTGACCGGCCGATCTATGTGCAGTATTTCGAGTTCGCATCGAAGGCGGTCCGCGGCGATTTCGGCACCTCACTGCGCCAGGGGCAGCCCGTCTTCAAGCTGATTCGCGAGCGCATGCCGGCAACACTGAAGCTGGCCTTAACTGCGTTCGTCCTCTCAGTCGTGATCTCTATCCCTGTCGGGATCATTTCAGCGACGAAGCGCAACAGTATCTGGGATAACCTCGTGATGGGCCTGGCCCTGCTTGGGCAATCGTTGCCCGTCTTCTTCCTGGGGGTTGTCCTGATATTCGTGTTTGCCGGTAAGCTGAAATGGCTGCCCTCCTATGGGCAGGGCGATGGCTCGCTGGTGAGCACCGTCAAGCATCTCATTCTGCCGTCGATCACGCTGGCGACGTTCTCGCTGGCGCGGAGTGCGCGCCTCGTCCGTTCCAGCCTGCTCGAAGTGCTCGGCCTGGACTTTGTCCGCACCGCGCGCTCGAAGGGCCTGACCGAGGCGGCCGTCACCTATC
It encodes the following:
- a CDS encoding ABC transporter substrate-binding protein; protein product: MKPEELAAQTLRSRLSRRGLLRRAAVLGLAAPVVGSLLAACGGDDDESDSSSGGEATEATGGSEATEATGGEATESTDEPEATEDTGGEAEATEPAGGSEDVEATGQIVIIQGVDANSLDPLLRNSTPEFNLNLHIYDMFLARNPETLELEPSIVTSWESVDDNTWRLELVEGATFHDGTPVDADAAVFTFERAAKDTVGDKPRVQSLANQIGFVSATAIDAKTVEIKTDKPAAIFPSLLTSFEICPPSYFSDESPENLAKIAETPMGSGPYKFVEWKRDDHFTCEANPDYWGEKPTIKTVIFRPVPELSARVVALQNEEAQIVTNIAPDVAPQIEQSDNARISSVTGGRIIFLGFRCDKPPFDDVRVRQAVNYAIDFESIKVALLNGNGERASTIINPPHTPPDAKAYEYDPEKAKALLAEAGVPEGFEVTMDAPSGRYIKDAEMAQAIAQNLEAVGLKINLKVLEWSVYAGELLPSGEPDEIHFLGLGSPFTGEQELFYVHPTYSLNFTRWNNEEYNALYDQLTNSLDEAERQDLMNKISAIVMDDCPWAPLWHQVDFYGASKEIEWEGRADSIDATEARYIG
- a CDS encoding ABC transporter permease, which produces MTRYIIRRLLQSILVVFGVSVLVFVILFQTGDPAILMASPDATREEVDQLRHDLGFDRPIYVQYFEFASKAVRGDFGTSLRQGQPVFKLIRERMPATLKLALTAFVLSVVISIPVGIISATKRNSIWDNLVMGLALLGQSLPVFFLGVVLIFVFAGKLKWLPSYGQGDGSLVSTVKHLILPSITLATFSLARSARLVRSSLLEVLGLDFVRTARSKGLTEAAVTYRHALKNALIPVITIFGLEFGTLLGGAVITETVFSWPGIGRMIILAIQQRDFPVVVGAVTVVAVIFVFLNLIVDLLYGVIDPRVRYG